A single Kribbella aluminosa DNA region contains:
- a CDS encoding GH116 family glycosyl hydrolase gives MTASDAPAGCANRSCAGDCPRAQLSRRTFIALGATAVGALAVPAQALAAPPKPDPKVLFDRGTPTSYTGAALQRIGMPVGGGTTGQVYLSGDGRLWAWDVFNPTSFPLGGADFSGHHYAFPLSADDPGASQFGQGFALRTTTRGRTTSRTVDAAGFKDVRFTGSYPIGRVAYADAESPVSVQLEAFSPFVPLATLDSTLPTTIMSFTLRNTSSAAVRATLLGYAENPVCIDSRMRQPTTLQARAFKGGVQFGAVDDLGAEQGDILFEDWEKDTFDGWTVSGDAFGAGPVRPLDVPDLMKRFGDLNVSDTRFVTSYDFRGGKYDGAVGTLTSRDFTIERRYVAVSLSGGRHPGETCVNVVVDGQVVATATGDESEPLVAQMLDVGAYAGRTAHIEIVDNHTGAWGHLSCDAIVFTDRPDILFETWDKPTYDGWTVAGDAFGAGPVTAAETPDGFRRAFGVRTELNVSGRFVTSYNFRGTGDPDHFTGSLTSREFTVERRFVTAWVGGGSHRGETCLNVVVDGTVVASATGTDIEPLTAVSMDVGKYAGRNAHIQIVDNNPGGWGHVNVDRILFSDRPIRRQSVPERPDGGTFALAALTPGAVVRPSIVDWSTTDALFDSAAGPADSDGPQAGTVAVTVTLPPGASRTVQFAYGWFFPNPQRDLFAELVGASTFRRHYATRFGSARDVVEYVGREAARLERDTKLWVQTWYDDSSLPHWFLERTLATASTIATSTCYRWDDGRFYAWEGTYCCAGTCEHVWNYAQAIGRLFPDLERDTRERVDLGIAFRPTGEIGNRGESGDASSSFADGQTGTILRIYREHQMSKDLSFLQRVWPRVRTAVEFLVTHRDGPDEDGIFRGSQWNTLDTEWFGEVPWISGLYVAALRAAAAMATDVGDTANATRYRTIADRGSAYLAGHLWNDQYGYYVQKVDLAHPTAENSNRGLFVDQMYGQTYASQLGLPRVFPEDQARTALSKLYGSNFRAAPGTYHPPGIGAGRVYTTGDESGVLMATWPHGGSDETRGLMYFNEVWTGQEYQFAAHLFAEGMADEGLAVTRAMYDRYSATKRNPYNEIEASDHYARAMMGYGVYLAACGYEYHGPRGHLGFAPRIHPENFRSAFTTAEGWGLYTQRRTQKSLTATIDVRYGRLNVTTLSFETTAPARQVEVHAGSQRLRATVVANGNRSVVTLVKPQLITPGCHLGVVLG, from the coding sequence ATGACCGCATCTGACGCCCCGGCCGGCTGTGCGAACCGGTCCTGTGCCGGCGACTGTCCCCGCGCCCAGCTGAGCCGCCGTACGTTCATCGCCCTCGGCGCCACCGCGGTCGGCGCGCTCGCCGTACCGGCGCAGGCCCTGGCGGCTCCGCCGAAGCCCGATCCGAAGGTGTTGTTCGACCGCGGTACGCCGACGTCGTACACAGGTGCCGCCCTGCAGCGGATCGGGATGCCGGTCGGCGGCGGAACGACCGGCCAGGTGTACCTGTCCGGTGACGGGCGGCTGTGGGCGTGGGACGTCTTCAACCCGACGTCGTTCCCGCTCGGCGGCGCGGACTTCTCCGGGCACCACTACGCGTTCCCGTTGTCCGCCGACGATCCGGGGGCGTCGCAGTTCGGCCAGGGGTTCGCGCTGCGGACGACGACCCGCGGCCGGACGACGAGCCGCACGGTGGACGCGGCCGGGTTCAAGGACGTCCGCTTCACCGGGTCGTACCCGATCGGCCGGGTCGCGTACGCCGACGCGGAGAGCCCGGTGAGCGTGCAGCTGGAGGCGTTCTCGCCGTTCGTCCCGCTGGCCACGCTGGACTCCACGCTGCCGACGACCATCATGTCGTTCACCTTGCGGAACACGTCCTCGGCGGCGGTTCGGGCGACTCTGCTCGGGTACGCCGAGAACCCGGTGTGCATCGACAGCCGGATGCGTCAGCCGACGACGCTGCAAGCGCGGGCGTTCAAGGGCGGCGTGCAGTTCGGCGCTGTCGACGATCTGGGCGCGGAGCAGGGCGACATCCTGTTCGAGGATTGGGAGAAGGACACGTTCGACGGCTGGACCGTGAGCGGCGACGCCTTCGGCGCGGGCCCGGTGCGGCCGCTCGACGTACCGGACCTGATGAAGCGGTTCGGCGATCTGAACGTGTCGGACACCCGGTTCGTCACGTCGTACGACTTCCGCGGCGGCAAGTACGACGGTGCGGTCGGCACGCTGACCAGCCGCGACTTCACGATCGAGCGCCGGTACGTCGCTGTCAGCCTGAGTGGTGGCCGGCACCCCGGGGAGACGTGCGTGAACGTGGTCGTCGACGGTCAGGTGGTGGCGACCGCGACCGGTGACGAGAGCGAGCCGCTGGTCGCGCAGATGCTGGACGTCGGGGCGTACGCCGGCCGGACTGCACACATTGAGATTGTTGACAATCACACGGGCGCCTGGGGTCACCTCAGCTGCGACGCGATCGTGTTCACGGACCGCCCGGACATCCTCTTCGAGACCTGGGACAAGCCGACGTACGACGGGTGGACGGTCGCCGGCGACGCCTTCGGTGCCGGCCCGGTGACCGCGGCCGAGACGCCTGACGGCTTCCGCCGCGCGTTCGGCGTCCGCACCGAGCTGAACGTGAGCGGGCGGTTCGTCACGTCGTACAACTTCCGCGGGACCGGCGATCCCGACCACTTCACGGGTTCACTGACCAGCCGCGAGTTCACGGTCGAGCGCCGGTTCGTGACCGCGTGGGTCGGCGGCGGCAGTCATCGGGGGGAGACCTGCCTGAACGTCGTGGTCGACGGCACGGTGGTGGCGTCCGCGACCGGGACCGACATCGAGCCGCTGACCGCGGTGTCGATGGACGTCGGGAAGTACGCCGGTAGGAATGCACACATTCAGATTGTCGACAACAACCCCGGCGGCTGGGGCCACGTGAACGTGGACCGGATCCTGTTCAGCGACCGCCCGATCCGCCGGCAGTCGGTGCCGGAGCGACCGGACGGCGGCACCTTCGCGTTGGCCGCGCTGACGCCGGGTGCTGTGGTCCGCCCGTCGATCGTCGACTGGTCGACGACCGACGCGCTGTTCGACTCGGCTGCCGGTCCCGCGGACTCGGACGGCCCGCAGGCCGGGACCGTCGCTGTCACGGTGACGCTGCCGCCGGGCGCTTCGCGGACCGTCCAGTTCGCGTACGGCTGGTTCTTCCCGAACCCGCAACGCGACTTGTTCGCCGAACTCGTTGGCGCATCGACCTTCCGCCGGCACTACGCCACCCGGTTCGGCTCGGCCCGCGACGTCGTCGAGTACGTCGGTCGCGAGGCCGCGCGGCTCGAGCGCGACACGAAGCTGTGGGTGCAGACCTGGTACGACGACTCGTCGCTGCCGCACTGGTTCCTGGAGCGGACACTGGCGACGGCGTCCACGATCGCGACCAGCACCTGTTACCGCTGGGACGACGGCCGCTTCTACGCGTGGGAGGGCACGTACTGCTGCGCGGGCACCTGCGAACACGTCTGGAACTACGCGCAGGCGATCGGCCGGCTGTTCCCCGATCTCGAACGCGACACCCGCGAACGCGTCGACCTCGGCATCGCGTTCCGGCCGACCGGCGAGATCGGCAACCGTGGTGAGTCCGGCGACGCGTCGAGCTCGTTCGCGGACGGCCAGACCGGCACGATCCTGCGCATCTATCGCGAACACCAGATGAGCAAGGACCTGTCGTTCCTGCAGCGCGTCTGGCCGCGGGTCCGGACCGCGGTCGAGTTCCTCGTCACGCACCGGGACGGCCCGGACGAGGACGGCATCTTCCGCGGCAGCCAGTGGAACACCCTCGACACCGAGTGGTTCGGCGAGGTGCCGTGGATCAGCGGCCTGTACGTCGCCGCGCTCCGGGCCGCCGCCGCGATGGCGACCGACGTCGGCGACACGGCCAACGCGACGCGCTACCGGACGATCGCCGATCGCGGGTCGGCGTACCTCGCCGGGCACCTGTGGAACGACCAGTACGGGTACTACGTGCAGAAGGTCGACCTCGCCCACCCGACGGCGGAGAACAGCAACCGCGGGCTGTTCGTCGACCAGATGTACGGCCAGACGTACGCATCGCAACTCGGCCTGCCGCGCGTGTTCCCGGAGGACCAGGCCCGGACCGCTCTGTCGAAGCTGTACGGGTCGAACTTCCGCGCCGCGCCCGGTACGTACCACCCGCCGGGGATCGGCGCCGGCCGGGTCTACACGACCGGCGACGAGAGCGGCGTACTGATGGCGACCTGGCCGCACGGCGGCTCGGACGAGACCCGCGGGCTGATGTACTTCAACGAGGTGTGGACCGGGCAGGAGTACCAGTTCGCCGCGCACCTGTTCGCCGAGGGTATGGCCGACGAGGGCCTGGCGGTCACGCGCGCCATGTACGACCGGTACTCCGCCACGAAACGCAACCCCTACAACGAGATCGAGGCCAGCGACCACTACGCCCGCGCGATGATGGGGTACGGCGTCTACCTCGCCGCCTGCGGTTACGAGTACCACGGTCCCCGCGGCCACCTCGGGTTCGCCCCACGCATCCACCCGGAGAACTTCCGTAGCGCCTTCACCACCGCCGAGGGCTGGGGCCTCTACACCCAACGCCGCACACAGAAGTCCCTCACCGCCACCATCGACGTCCGCTACGGCCGACTGAACGTCACCACCCTGTCCTTCGAGACCACCGCCCCGGCGCGCCAGGTCGAGGTCCACGCCGGTTCCCAGCGCCTCCGCGCGACCGTAGTTGCTAACGGCAACCGGTCCGTCGTGACGCTGGTCAAGCCGCAGCTGATCACCCCGGGATGCCACCTGGGCGTGGTCCTTGGTTGA
- a CDS encoding ABC transporter ATP-binding protein, which yields MTPLLEAKELTRHFRVGRGFSPQLLHAVDEVSFSIGRQEIVALAGESGSGKSTIARLLAGVYKPTSGDVLYQGRAMSTFRSRKDQLSYRGDVPMVFQDPFSSLNPAFRVSHGVLRSLKLHRPELDRQQRYAEAERVIEAVGLTPAGDIMNRFPYELSGGQRQRIGFAQALAHKPKLILADEPVSMLDVSIRIGLLNLMAELRESQGVSFLYITHDIASARYVADRLMIMYAGHIVESGPAESVLQNPKHPYTDLLLGAVPDPRAPLAAGLESDTGEPPKVIDPTPGCRFRWRCPLAIDKCHSVTPVLRTLGENHQAACHVAEPDIGS from the coding sequence ATGACGCCGTTGCTCGAGGCAAAGGAGCTGACCCGGCACTTCCGGGTCGGGCGCGGGTTCTCGCCGCAGTTGTTGCACGCGGTCGACGAGGTGAGCTTCTCGATCGGGCGGCAGGAGATCGTCGCGCTCGCCGGGGAGAGCGGCAGCGGGAAGAGTACGATCGCGCGGCTGCTCGCGGGCGTGTACAAGCCGACCAGCGGGGACGTCTTGTACCAGGGCCGCGCGATGTCGACGTTCCGCTCCCGGAAGGACCAGTTGTCCTACCGGGGCGACGTACCGATGGTGTTCCAGGACCCGTTCAGCTCGCTGAACCCTGCCTTCCGGGTGTCGCACGGCGTACTGCGGTCGCTGAAGCTGCACCGGCCGGAGCTCGACCGGCAGCAGCGGTACGCCGAGGCGGAGCGGGTGATCGAGGCGGTCGGGCTGACACCGGCCGGCGACATCATGAACCGGTTCCCGTACGAGCTGAGTGGTGGCCAGCGGCAACGGATCGGGTTCGCCCAGGCGCTGGCGCACAAGCCGAAACTGATCCTCGCCGACGAGCCGGTGTCGATGCTCGACGTCTCGATCCGGATCGGGCTGCTGAACCTGATGGCCGAGCTGCGTGAGTCGCAAGGCGTCTCGTTCCTCTACATCACCCACGACATCGCCAGCGCCCGGTACGTCGCCGACCGGCTGATGATCATGTACGCCGGCCATATCGTCGAGTCCGGTCCCGCGGAGTCGGTGCTGCAGAACCCCAAGCACCCGTACACCGACCTGTTGCTGGGCGCGGTCCCCGACCCCCGGGCCCCGCTCGCCGCAGGCCTCGAAAGCGACACCGGCGAACCGCCGAAGGTCATCGACCCCACGCCGGGCTGCCGCTTCCGCTGGCGCTGCCCGCTCGCCATCGACAAGTGCCACTCGGTCACCCCGGTCCTTCGCACCCTGGGCGAGAACCACCAAGCCGCCTGCCACGTCGCCGAGCCGGACATCGGCAGCTGA
- a CDS encoding ABC transporter ATP-binding protein: MPDQLLEVRDLTVEYDTGSRPVVAVDHVDLDVHAGEFVGVVGESGCGKSTLLFAIAHLLSSPAAITGGSVRFNGQNLVTMHEKQLAAMRWRDFSVVMQSAMNALNPVLSIGAQFRDTIMAHDEPVADDRPAEVLRLVGIDPIHLKSYPHQLSGGMRQRAMIAMALLFTPDLIIMDEPTSALDVVAQRSLMVQIKELQKKLGFAVIFVTHDMSLVSHFSDKLVVMYAGQVVEFGDTRAVFDHPEHPYSAGLLDAFPSIRGPKVPLTGIPGAPPDLANPPSGCRFQPRCPKAFEDCPKIEPELYQVGAVQARCLLHAPAVQSEREVS; encoded by the coding sequence GTGCCAGATCAGCTTCTTGAGGTCCGCGACCTCACCGTCGAGTACGACACCGGGTCACGTCCGGTGGTCGCGGTCGACCACGTGGACCTCGACGTGCACGCCGGCGAGTTCGTCGGGGTGGTCGGCGAGTCCGGCTGCGGCAAGTCGACGCTGCTGTTCGCGATCGCGCACCTGCTGTCGTCGCCGGCCGCGATCACCGGCGGCAGCGTGCGGTTCAACGGGCAGAACCTGGTCACGATGCACGAGAAGCAGCTGGCCGCGATGCGCTGGCGGGACTTCTCGGTGGTGATGCAGAGCGCGATGAACGCGCTGAACCCGGTGCTGAGCATCGGCGCGCAGTTCCGGGACACGATCATGGCGCACGACGAGCCGGTCGCCGACGACCGGCCGGCCGAGGTGCTACGGCTGGTCGGCATCGACCCGATCCACCTGAAGAGCTACCCGCACCAGCTGAGCGGCGGGATGCGGCAGCGGGCGATGATCGCGATGGCGCTGCTGTTCACCCCGGACCTGATCATCATGGACGAGCCGACGTCCGCGCTGGACGTGGTCGCGCAACGGTCGCTGATGGTGCAGATCAAGGAGCTGCAGAAGAAGCTCGGGTTCGCGGTCATCTTCGTCACCCACGACATGTCGCTGGTGAGTCACTTCTCGGACAAGCTGGTGGTGATGTACGCCGGGCAGGTCGTCGAGTTCGGCGACACCCGCGCGGTGTTCGACCATCCGGAACATCCTTACAGCGCAGGGCTGCTGGACGCGTTCCCGTCGATCCGCGGGCCGAAGGTACCGTTGACCGGGATCCCGGGCGCGCCGCCGGACCTGGCCAACCCGCCCAGTGGGTGCCGGTTCCAGCCGCGCTGCCCGAAGGCGTTCGAGGACTGCCCTAAGATCGAGCCCGAGCTGTACCAGGTGGGCGCCGTACAGGCTCGCTGCCTGCTGCACGCGCCGGCCGTCCAGTCCGAGCGGGAGGTGTCATGA
- a CDS encoding ABC transporter permease, which yields MSAVVAGASAPVAGVSRRPRGGLFRAILHNRKAVVGAALLILFMLLAAFPGLFVPGAHHDPQAIGDLPLQHPSGSHWLGTTGLGQDVYAQLIYSTRESLVIAVVAGLGATVLSVIIGVSAAYLGGFADDGLSMLTDIFLVLPTFPLIIVLATYAGKGNLTVIIIVLVLTGWSYGARQLRAQALSLRNRDFLESARVRGERRSYIIVVEVLPTMISLIVANFLGAALYSVLTAAGLQFLGLGDPNSLSWGTMLYWAQNQGALVNGLPAWALSPGLAVALLGVSFALLNYAFDEISNPALRPVRRRRARSAS from the coding sequence ATGAGCGCTGTCGTTGCTGGTGCGTCTGCTCCTGTGGCGGGGGTCAGTCGCCGCCCTCGTGGTGGGCTGTTCCGGGCCATTCTGCACAACCGGAAGGCTGTGGTCGGGGCTGCGCTGCTGATCCTCTTCATGCTGCTCGCCGCGTTCCCGGGGCTGTTCGTCCCGGGCGCGCACCACGATCCGCAGGCGATCGGCGACCTGCCGCTGCAGCACCCCTCGGGCAGCCACTGGCTCGGTACGACGGGACTCGGGCAGGACGTCTACGCACAACTCATCTACAGCACCCGTGAGTCCCTGGTGATCGCCGTGGTCGCCGGCCTGGGTGCCACCGTGCTGTCGGTCATCATCGGCGTGTCAGCGGCGTATCTGGGCGGGTTCGCCGACGACGGTCTGTCGATGCTGACCGACATCTTTCTCGTGCTCCCGACGTTCCCGCTGATCATCGTGCTGGCGACGTACGCCGGCAAGGGCAACCTGACGGTGATCATCATCGTGCTGGTCCTCACCGGCTGGTCGTACGGCGCCCGCCAACTGCGGGCGCAGGCGCTGTCGCTGCGGAACCGGGACTTCCTGGAATCGGCGCGGGTCCGCGGTGAGCGCCGGTCGTACATCATCGTGGTCGAGGTACTGCCGACGATGATCTCGCTGATCGTCGCGAACTTCCTCGGCGCGGCGCTGTACTCCGTGCTGACCGCCGCAGGCCTGCAGTTCCTCGGGCTCGGCGACCCCAACTCGCTGAGCTGGGGCACGATGCTCTACTGGGCGCAGAACCAGGGCGCCCTGGTGAACGGACTGCCCGCGTGGGCGCTCTCGCCGGGTCTGGCGGTCGCGCTGCTCGGGGTCTCGTTCGCCCTGCTCAACTACGCGTTCGACGAGATCAGCAACCCCGCGCTGCGGCCGGTTCGGAGGCGACGTGCCAGATCAGCTTCTTGA
- a CDS encoding ABC transporter permease produces MGVRYLIRRLGFFVLTLWAAMTLNFFIPRLMPGSPEQALRERFSKGGSVVTPEQLRTVLAEFGFDPGKNLLLQYVEYLKSMVSGHWGVSIGSSLGVPVTSLISQALPWTLGLVGIATVLAFVLGTLIGTVAGWRRGGLIDGIVPPVFIVTSALPYFWVALLLISLFAIGSKPVLPNDFNYDQGLTPGFTGEFIWSVIKHGILPASTILVTAVGGWILTMRNNMVTTLAEDYVRMARAKGIPGRKIMFGYAGRNAFLPNLSGFAMSLGFVISGTILVEYVFNYPGLGYMFYNATVSTDYPLLQALFLLVTLAVLICVLLCDFAVFLLDPRARTKG; encoded by the coding sequence GTGGGAGTGCGATACCTGATACGACGCCTCGGGTTCTTCGTGCTCACGTTATGGGCGGCGATGACGCTGAACTTCTTCATCCCGCGGCTGATGCCCGGCAGCCCGGAACAGGCGCTCCGGGAGCGGTTCAGCAAGGGCGGTTCGGTGGTGACACCGGAGCAGCTGCGGACGGTGCTGGCCGAGTTCGGCTTCGACCCGGGCAAGAACCTGTTGCTGCAGTACGTCGAGTACCTGAAGTCGATGGTCAGCGGGCACTGGGGCGTGTCGATCGGCAGCAGCCTCGGCGTACCGGTGACGTCGCTGATCAGCCAGGCGCTGCCGTGGACGCTCGGGCTGGTCGGCATCGCGACCGTACTGGCGTTCGTCCTCGGCACGCTGATCGGCACGGTGGCCGGCTGGCGGCGCGGCGGCCTGATCGACGGCATCGTGCCGCCGGTGTTCATCGTCACCTCGGCGCTGCCGTACTTCTGGGTGGCGCTGCTGCTGATCTCGTTGTTCGCGATCGGCAGCAAACCGGTGCTGCCGAACGACTTCAACTACGACCAGGGCCTGACGCCAGGGTTCACCGGTGAGTTCATCTGGAGCGTGATCAAGCACGGCATCCTGCCGGCCTCCACGATTCTGGTCACCGCGGTCGGCGGCTGGATCCTGACCATGCGGAACAACATGGTCACCACGCTCGCCGAGGACTACGTCCGGATGGCGCGGGCGAAGGGCATCCCGGGCCGCAAGATCATGTTCGGGTACGCCGGCCGGAACGCGTTCCTGCCGAACCTGTCCGGGTTCGCGATGTCGCTCGGCTTCGTGATCTCCGGCACGATCCTGGTCGAGTACGTGTTCAACTACCCGGGCCTGGGTTACATGTTCTACAACGCCACGGTGAGCACCGACTATCCGTTGCTCCAGGCACTCTTCCTACTCGTGACGCTGGCGGTGCTGATCTGTGTCCTGCTCTGCGACTTCGCGGTGTTCCTGCTCGACCCGCGCGCCCGGACGAAGGGATAG
- a CDS encoding ABC transporter substrate-binding protein yields the protein MRGSITRIAVAAIAVGALTAACGSGDKPIGSASSSNPSSSTSSGGGGQYKQGGTVTIANVGGQTWPCQFNPFNPSVNQAANGFVYEPLTFVNVLKAGGTTPMLATAFTWSPKKDSIVFTIRDGVKWSDGQPFTADDVVYTFTRMKEQPALDLYSLWTGAGLTSVTAAGNKVTLKFKAAAEPYFFNFAGQVGIVPKHVWSTGEAASKPATWADPKPVGTGPFTVESCTSNNISYAANPSYWQPGKPYIQKVQYPAYLDNNPANLDLASGKAQWGGQYIPNIDNFYKSKSPDNNYWFPPTANVAIVPNNDPSRPATSKLAVRQAIAYALDREQISKIGESGYQPAANQTGVVTPTFDKYFDQSAVTTAGYDKPNLDKAKQLLQSAGYSDSNKLKLSIITVTGYTDWDASLAVVKQQLAKVGIDLTIQDLQQQSYNQKLFTGDYDLAYASQSGGPTPYYELRQLLYSKNTAPVGKQANSNYSRYSKPEVDALFDQYAAADPDTQVKLIKQISSYMIKDVPVIPTTESVDWYQYNTKDVQGWPTQDNPYAQPAPYNIPDVGQVLTNLYSKSAQK from the coding sequence ATGAGGGGCAGCATCACACGCATCGCCGTTGCCGCGATTGCGGTCGGCGCGCTGACCGCGGCCTGCGGCAGCGGCGACAAGCCGATCGGGAGCGCGAGTTCATCCAACCCGTCGTCGTCGACGAGCAGCGGCGGAGGCGGGCAGTACAAGCAGGGCGGCACGGTCACGATCGCGAACGTCGGCGGGCAGACCTGGCCGTGCCAGTTCAACCCGTTCAACCCGTCGGTCAACCAGGCCGCCAACGGCTTCGTGTACGAGCCGCTGACGTTCGTGAACGTGCTGAAGGCCGGCGGCACCACGCCGATGCTGGCGACGGCGTTCACCTGGTCGCCGAAGAAGGACTCGATCGTCTTCACCATTCGCGACGGCGTGAAGTGGAGCGACGGGCAGCCGTTCACCGCCGACGACGTCGTCTACACCTTCACCCGGATGAAGGAGCAGCCGGCCCTCGACCTGTACTCGCTGTGGACCGGCGCCGGGCTGACCAGCGTCACCGCGGCCGGCAACAAGGTCACGCTGAAGTTCAAGGCCGCCGCCGAGCCGTACTTCTTCAACTTCGCCGGCCAGGTCGGCATCGTGCCGAAGCACGTCTGGTCGACCGGCGAGGCCGCGTCCAAGCCCGCCACCTGGGCGGACCCGAAGCCGGTCGGCACCGGGCCGTTCACGGTCGAGTCCTGCACCAGCAACAACATCTCGTACGCCGCGAACCCGTCGTACTGGCAGCCGGGCAAGCCGTACATCCAGAAGGTCCAGTACCCGGCGTACCTGGACAACAACCCGGCCAACCTCGACCTGGCCAGCGGCAAGGCCCAGTGGGGCGGCCAGTACATCCCGAACATCGACAACTTCTACAAGTCGAAGTCGCCGGACAACAACTACTGGTTCCCGCCGACCGCGAACGTCGCGATCGTCCCGAACAACGACCCGTCCCGCCCGGCGACCAGCAAGCTGGCGGTCCGGCAGGCGATCGCGTACGCGCTCGACCGGGAGCAGATCTCGAAGATCGGCGAGAGCGGCTACCAGCCGGCCGCGAACCAGACCGGTGTCGTCACGCCGACGTTCGACAAGTACTTCGACCAGAGCGCGGTGACCACGGCCGGGTACGACAAGCCGAACCTGGACAAGGCGAAGCAGTTGCTGCAGAGCGCCGGGTACTCCGACTCGAACAAGCTCAAGCTCAGCATCATCACGGTCACCGGCTACACCGACTGGGACGCGTCGCTGGCGGTCGTGAAGCAGCAGCTCGCCAAGGTCGGGATCGACCTGACCATCCAGGACCTGCAGCAGCAGTCGTACAACCAGAAGCTGTTCACCGGCGACTACGACCTCGCCTACGCGAGCCAGTCCGGCGGCCCGACGCCGTACTACGAGCTGCGGCAGCTCCTGTACTCGAAGAACACCGCGCCGGTCGGCAAGCAGGCGAACAGCAACTACTCGCGGTACTCCAAGCCCGAGGTGGACGCGCTGTTCGACCAGTACGCCGCCGCGGACCCGGACACACAGGTCAAGCTGATCAAGCAGATATCGTCGTACATGATCAAGGACGTGCCGGTGATCCCGACCACCGAGTCGGTCGACTGGTACCAGTACAACACCAAGGACGTGCAGGGCTGGCCGACCCAGGACAACCCGTACGCGCAGCCGGCGCCGTACAACATCCCGGACGTCGGTCAGGTGCTGACCAACCTGTACTCGAAGTCCGCCCAGAAGTAA
- a CDS encoding ROK family protein: protein MVSTPVVLGLDFGGTKIAVAVGDLSGRRLGSTTVDSQVESGGAAEAMARGLAAARELLAEVAPDHQLAGVGAATLGIPYDDHVELAPTFPGWGELPFGRLIRDGFPGVPVRLATDVKAAAEAELRWGALAGSDPGLYLNLGTGLAIAIVAGGTVVTGAHGASGEIGYQLRSPADVYVDAGERTILEHVVSGQALETTGSARLGRPVTAADVFTMARTQPDAAVLTDEFVRELAMHLANLAIAIDPDRIVVGGGLVRSWDQLEPGLRRALDAAVPFPPKLSVARFPSEAPLIGALALGVEAAGAALGAEAFA, encoded by the coding sequence GTGGTTTCGACACCGGTCGTCCTCGGGCTCGACTTCGGCGGTACGAAGATCGCCGTGGCCGTCGGCGACCTGTCCGGTCGCCGCCTGGGTTCGACGACCGTCGACAGCCAGGTCGAGTCCGGCGGCGCCGCCGAGGCGATGGCCCGCGGCCTCGCCGCTGCCCGAGAGCTGCTCGCCGAGGTCGCGCCGGACCACCAGCTCGCCGGTGTCGGTGCGGCCACGCTGGGCATCCCGTACGACGACCACGTCGAACTGGCCCCGACCTTCCCGGGCTGGGGCGAGCTGCCCTTCGGGCGGCTGATCCGCGACGGGTTCCCCGGCGTACCGGTGCGGCTGGCAACCGACGTGAAAGCGGCGGCCGAGGCCGAGCTGCGCTGGGGCGCGCTGGCCGGCTCCGACCCGGGGCTCTACCTCAATCTCGGCACCGGTCTCGCGATCGCGATCGTTGCCGGAGGCACCGTTGTCACCGGGGCGCACGGTGCCTCCGGCGAGATCGGGTACCAGCTGCGCTCCCCCGCCGACGTGTACGTCGACGCCGGGGAACGCACGATCCTCGAACACGTCGTCAGCGGTCAGGCGCTCGAGACCACCGGGTCCGCCCGGCTCGGCCGCCCGGTCACGGCCGCCGACGTCTTCACGATGGCGCGGACCCAACCGGACGCCGCCGTCCTCACCGACGAGTTCGTCCGGGAGCTGGCGATGCATCTCGCCAACCTGGCCATCGCGATCGATCCGGACCGGATCGTCGTCGGCGGCGGCCTGGTGCGCTCCTGGGACCAGCTCGAACCCGGCCTGCGGCGCGCCCTCGACGCGGCCGTCCCGTTTCCGCCGAAGCTGTCGGTGGCCCGGTTCCCTTCGGAGGCACCGCTGATCGGAGCGCTCGCCCTCGGCGTCGAGGCGGCGGGGGCCGCCCTCGGTGCGGAAGCATTCGCATGA